The window TGTTCCTCTGGTCGTAATTGTGAGTACGCCCACGGGAAAGACGAGCTAGACGAATGGCGACAAAGAAAACATATATACCACAAACATCTGAAAGGACAGGACGAAGACCCTGATGATAGAATTCCTCTACTTCTAAAACAAAAGGTAGCAGAAGAACTGCGAGCAGCTCGAGACGGCTGCGGGAGCTTTAAAGACTTGGTCTGAACCGCTATTCTACGTATTATGTTTGTATTATTACATAGTCATTATATTTCTTTCAGATTGCTTTCAGTCCTCCCATGTTTGTCGCTGTATCTTGTGAACCAGACGACATTGTCTACATAACGTCTACTGATTGCACGGAAGGCAGTGACTATAAACAATCATTTTGTCTGCAGTtaaattgcttgcctgaagcTGTaagattttgtgtttgtaatttatgtattattgTTGCGAGCTTGCGTTTCTTCTAgaaatgtctctttcaaaAAGCGACACTAATTGGAACTTGTGACTGCTTTAAATTTTTGCCTTCAAAGGATTATGTGTTGACCAGACTGGACAATTCAGAAATTGCTGCAAAAGAAAAATCTTTACGTAAAGGCAGCCATGTGCTGAAAATTGAATTTACTTCACGCACTGAGCAATCATTTCGGCAAGACGTACTGCTAGATTTTGGCGTGAAGCCTTATCTAATAAAGACTCTAAGAATTGAGATAGGAAATAGTAAGGAAATGAATTTGATCAAAGAGTTTTATCAACAGATGAAGAGTCAGGCAGATGAGTGGACATTTGATTCTGAAGATCTGTGTCAGGACTATATTGATCGCACAAGAATTGACGAGGAAAGCTTTAAAACGAAGCATGCTCTTCCTCAAGATCAAGAATTTATGTCATTGATACATACAGCCCTAAACGAATTCTTGTCTATGACTAACTACCACTCACGTTTTCACACTCTTCTCTTTGTAGAAGAGATAGCAAGAGTTACTACTCTTAGCAGGTGACCATGTGCTGCATGTACGTTTGTGTCTGCAGTtgttcgtgtttgtttgtttgtttgtttgttagtgtttgcATGTGAAAGGCAATGTTTTGAAACGAAATATTTTTCGTTGTAGGTTCAATATACAAAGTACGACGATGAAAATTCGTCAAGATCCCGAAGGCACTTTGGGAGAAATCAATTTACATCACCGCCCTCCATCCAATTCAACGACTAGTGCATTTATTCGTCGTCTTAACGACTGTTTCGTGTTTGAATTAAAAATTCACAAAATACAAGGCGAAATGCTGTCTCTTCTACTGCCACTTCAGTTCCTTATTGACACTGGCATTAAAACAAATTCTGACATACAAGTTGATTTTCAACTTGCATTTGATAGAACCCACTACATTAACTTACACGAAGCTGTTGACTACCTGAGCCGTGACATTGTATTACAACGTTTGATTGCAAATCCTCTTTACTCTAAAGCTTGCAATATTGATCTACACCGGATGGTTCGCATCCGATCTAACCTTAACAGTGAACAACAGAAAGCAGTGCAACGAATTGTGTGTCAACGTGGAACTCTTCCCGTTATTGTCAATGGTCCGTTTGGAACGGGGAAAACGCATCTTTTAGCGGAAGCAGTCCGAATCATTCTTGGTCGCTCCACGGACAGTCGCATTCTGATTTGCACTCAATCGAATCATGCTGCAGACCTTTATGTCACGAAAGTCAACGACTTTATTCAGCAGCAATCGCGTGCAACCGTTCATCTTTACAGAATTTACTACAGACATTACAACCCAAATCGTATTGATCGTAACATTTTCAATGTCGTCTATCGCCATTGCAAATTTGAAAACAATCAATTTATTATGCCAGACAAAAAGACTCTAGAAAAGTCAGATCGTCTAGTCGTCATTACGACTCTTGTTACTTCAATGCAATTGAGGAAGCTCGAGCTCCCGGAACGATTTTTTACTCACATTTTTATAGATGAAGCGGCTCAAGCTACGGAGCCGGAAACAATAGCAGCTCTCGGCTTTGCAAGTGACAGAACGTGTGTTGTTATGGCTGGCGATCACAAACAAGTACGTCtagtaataatatatatgtctagtaataatatatatgtcaagtaataatatttttgtattgttttgtaatAGCTTGTATTACTTTATGTTCATTGAATGCGGTTATGGTTTAGATTAATCCTCCTATTCATTCACCTGTGGCACGAATGGGCAAGCTTCATTACTCTCTCTTTCGTCGTTTGTACAAAGAGCTTCCTCCTGTATTCGATCTTAAAGTGGATTTAGTCGTCAATTACCGTTGCCACTGGGACATTCTCAGTCTATCATCTCGTCTATTCTACCACACTGATGTCGTAGACAAAAGCAACGCCGCAGGTCCACAAGATCGTCATCCTAAGTTTCCACCAGTCAGCTTCTGTGCTACGTCTAAAACTCAGTCAAAGCAAGCAGGATATGATGGATCGTACTACAATCCGAAAGAAGCTGAAGCTGTTGTCAAGCACGTAAAGGAAATATTAGATGATTGGCCGTGGTGGCCTTACAAAGACAACGATCTATGTGTTATTACAAGTGAAAGATGGCAGGTAGTTTATTGTGAATTGaaatacattgaaactagcaAGAGATCTTCTTAATAAACATGTGTTTAGGCTCGCTATGTTAGGGTTCTTCTACGAGACTTTGACAAGAGAGTCGACGTATTGACTGCTGGTGTTGTTCAAGGCGAGACGAAGTCGATGCATCtagttttagttgttgttgttaacgTTCTTGTTTGTATGGCAGGTCGTCAGTTCCGCGCTTGCGTCATAAGTACGGTTCTGACAGCAGACGGATTTCGCGAACGCGGCAGTTCGGACGAAAGCGACTTCTTATCAAATGCCAAGCTACTCAACACTGCTATTACACGAGCTCAGTCTCTCGTTCTCGTCATCGGAGATCCCTTATGCTTGTGCACGTGCGGAAAACTCGATCAGTTATGGCTGCAGTACATTGCCTATTGCCATGACAACGGAGGATGTTTCGGATCGACTTCATTTGAAGAGCTTCAAATGACGTTGGGAATCCTCAACACAAAACTGAATCCGGAATCGCAGCCATTTTTTCCTGCTTCAGATAGCCCGGCACTTTTATCTGGACGTGTCGACAACACCATAAAAACTTCTAAGGATAAAACGTCGGCGCGAAGTGTTTCCTACAATGACGATTCGGACGACGACATGGTAGAAGAGTATCGGCGTCGAGTGGCACAAAACAAGATGGAACGCGACGGACTGCAACTGTCTTCTAAAGCGACCGTGCAACCGGTCGAAAAGAGAAGAGGATACGAATGGAAAATTGTCGATCATTCAACAGTTGACGATCGAGTAAAGTTTGACAGCTCGGTTCGATATGAAAAGCACTTGAGAGGAAAGGCTCGTTTTGAGGCGATCAAACGAGAGCCAAACAAATATCTTCGCTGTCACCTACGTGTGACAGACGACGACGATGCCGTTGCCGTCGCTAACAACAAGTCTGACATGGAGATATCGATCAGAGGATGGAAGAGAAGAAATCGATCCTTTGATGGAGAAGAAGTTCTTGTAATGTTAGACGACACGTCCCGTGATCAATTGCGCAAAGGTACAGTTGTTGGTATCTTCCAGGAGGAAAGACCGCGTGAGTGGGTGTGTGTTCTATCTAAACGAGACAAAAATATATTGTTGCCCTTGGACAAATCGTTTCCTTGCATAATCAATCTTCCGCGGAACGTTGAAGAGAACGGAATTGCGATATTCAATAGACAACCGAGGAGAGATAGGTCTACTTCCATCGAGCCGATTGACTTTATTCCTGTGAGAGAGGCGTCAGACAAACTTTTTATTGTTCAATTTTTAAAGTGGAGAATCGACTGCCTGCACCCGTTAGGCATTGTTGTTGAAGTCGTACCTTTTGCTGTAACGTTAGAATCTGGGATAGACATTTTGTCTCGCCAATATTTTCCAAGCAGAATGGACGATGCGTTGAGTCAAGACGCTGAGAACGACGTTACATTACTTTCACGCTCTATTCCACCTGAAGAGTACTCTTCTCGCGGCATGCCGTTGACAAATGCTTTTACAATTGATTCAGCAAACTCCACCGACTTAGACGATGCCTTAAGCTTTGAGCAAGACGCAGAAACCGGGAGTTGTCGCGTATCTGTTTACATTTCCGACGTTTCGTATTTCTGTCGTTTTCGATCGAGCCTCGACCATTACGCATTTGCAATGGGGACGACGTACTACGATCAAGAAGGTCGAAGAAAACGCGACATGTTACCACAACGTCTAAGCTCAGATCTCTGCAGCCTTCTGCCTGGTGTCGATCGTCTGGCAATTCGCGTTCGTTTCGAATTTGATCGCAATGCCAAGCTCGTTCGATTCGACTTCAGTCGATGCATTGTTTGCTCAAAATACAAACTCTCTTACGAAACAGTTGAAAAGATCATTATCGCCAACTTAACTGCTGCGATTGGCGGAGACTTATCTCAAGAAGTTCAACGTCTTTATGATTTGAGTGTTTGTTTAAGGCGTCAACGGTTAGACGGAACGAGGTACCATTTGCAAAACAGAGACACTGCAGGGTGTCAGCGAGCGCATGCCATGGTAGAAGAGTTTATGCTGCTGACTAACAAAACAGTGGCAGAGAGTTTGATTAAGAAATGTCGCGCGTTCACTCCACTAATCGCACAAGGCTCTCCAGACTCTGCCAAAGTCGAAGAATGGATTAAATTGTTCGGAGCCTACTTTGATTCCTCGTGTGCACTTAGCGAAATCGCCAACAAACTTACCATTGGTTTTCAGCACGTGACGGCTGATGAAAATTCTTGCGGGCCTATTATGGTATCTCGACGTCAATGGCGTGACATTCAACTAGCAACAAAGATAGAAGATGACTCTCACTGTAGACATCAGCTACGTCTGTTGTTGTGCACAGAGTCGTTCTATCCTCAGCTAGCCATAGCTCATACAGGATACCATCGATGCCTTAAACGAGCTTTTTATGTCTGCGCTGATCACAATGAAGAGGCGGTTATTCGGCACGATCAACTGGGATTTCCATATTACACTCATTTTACTTCTCCGATCCGTCGTTATATCGACATCGTTGCACACCGTTTACTGATAGCTCATGTTATCTGTTCAGAAGACAATGACGGAAAACTCTATACTGAAGAAAAAATTCAGGAGATATGTTGTCATTGCTCGAGAACTCGCGCTTTAGCTCAACGGTATCAACGAGAAATGGATCTGTTTAGCTTCAGCTGTACAGCCTTTAACAGTCCGGTCCTTGCGACAGCCGTTGTACGGTCGGTATCGGCGGGATCGATAGAATTGTATTTTCCCGACTATCCTACTCTTACTGGAAAAGCCACTGAAATTCGATTTTCGTCTCTGAATCCTAAGCGGGTTTCGGCAGCTAAGAACGGTATTGTAACGGTCACGTGGTCTATTAAAGTTGTTCAGCATCCATTACTAACAGAAAAgaaacaatacagaaacaaactTCCGCACGACGAATACTACAGTATACCGATTATTGAATGGAAGCAGTTACTTCTTTCTGCCTTGTCAGAGAGAAGCAAAACAGAGGATTTGATTCTTCGTATCCGGGACATCGAAAACACCGTCTGTATCCCTAGTCTCTGTTTTGACGCTCAAGACGACGCGTATTCTACAAACgatgaagacaaagaagacgTTGTTGATTTGACATCCACATGTTACGACAAAGTTGCAGATTTATCCGATTCGGTATCACAGAACTACAAGACCGGTAGTCTGTTTTCTGTGCAACTTAGCGCGCGTGTCGGTCGCGGATTACTGAGACCAGTTATTCAACTTGTTCTTTTTCCGGGTACCGTACCGGCCGCCATTTGCGTGGAGCACTACAGTAAACCAGCTGATTGCTTCGTTGAGAGTCTTCCT of the Corticium candelabrum chromosome 7, ooCorCand1.1, whole genome shotgun sequence genome contains:
- the LOC134182492 gene encoding helicase with zinc finger domain 2-like; the protein is MYEKMSSKTQARSRSKTRRQRQPLYVVKIPGIVDVRNSRKAGIRTARLLPTILTGGQHLVVNETAFSALTSDEEKSKDDKSFTGTTRLEVTEVKKSWELERLSVLLKETGDRIIRSVLHRGTSQASSAYSETSSQFQFSEAVLRQGKVVCSKCFKKNATLKEKDSVLKTCPVHRDTAWNPMLLWPSKAGYVPIRSRPRNVIVHFTLCRYRTRCHLGERCPYPHSEEEMEVWTLDRDGKSWKFRQPKKLHLCESFQLWKHCSSGRNCEYAHGKDELDEWRQRKHIYHKHLKGQDEDPDDRIPLLLKQKVAEELRAARDGCGSFKDLIAFSPPMFVAVSCEPDDIVYITSTDCTEGSDYKQSFCLQLNCLPEAKCLFQKATLIGTCDCFKFLPSKDYVLTRLDNSEIAAKEKSLRKGSHVLKIEFTSRTEQSFRQDVLLDFGVKPYLIKTLRIEIGNSKEMNLIKEFYQQMKSQADEWTFDSEDLCQDYIDRTRIDEESFKTKHALPQDQEFMSLIHTALNEFLSMTNYHSRFHTLLFVEEIARVTTLSRFNIQSTTMKIRQDPEGTLGEINLHHRPPSNSTTSAFIRRLNDCFVFELKIHKIQGEMLSLLLPLQFLIDTGIKTNSDIQVDFQLAFDRTHYINLHEAVDYLSRDIVLQRLIANPLYSKACNIDLHRMVRIRSNLNSEQQKAVQRIVCQRGTLPVIVNGPFGTGKTHLLAEAVRIILGRSTDSRILICTQSNHAADLYVTKVNDFIQQQSRATVHLYRIYYRHYNPNRIDRNIFNVVYRHCKFENNQFIMPDKKTLEKSDRLVVITTLVTSMQLRKLELPERFFTHIFIDEAAQATEPETIAALGFASDRTCVVMAGDHKQINPPIHSPVARMGKLHYSLFRRLYKELPPVFDLKVDLVVNYRCHWDILSLSSRLFYHTDVVDKSNAAGPQDRHPKFPPVSFCATSKTQSKQAGYDGSYYNPKEAEAVVKHVKEILDDWPWWPYKDNDLCVITSERWQARYVRVLLRDFDKRVDVLTAGVVQGRQFRACVISTVLTADGFRERGSSDESDFLSNAKLLNTAITRAQSLVLVIGDPLCLCTCGKLDQLWLQYIAYCHDNGGCFGSTSFEELQMTLGILNTKLNPESQPFFPASDSPALLSGRVDNTIKTSKDKTSARSVSYNDDSDDDMVEEYRRRVAQNKMERDGLQLSSKATVQPVEKRRGYEWKIVDHSTVDDRVKFDSSVRYEKHLRGKARFEAIKREPNKYLRCHLRVTDDDDAVAVANNKSDMEISIRGWKRRNRSFDGEEVLVMLDDTSRDQLRKGTVVGIFQEERPREWVCVLSKRDKNILLPLDKSFPCIINLPRNVEENGIAIFNRQPRRDRSTSIEPIDFIPVREASDKLFIVQFLKWRIDCLHPLGIVVEVVPFAVTLESGIDILSRQYFPSRMDDALSQDAENDVTLLSRSIPPEEYSSRGMPLTNAFTIDSANSTDLDDALSFEQDAETGSCRVSVYISDVSYFCRFRSSLDHYAFAMGTTYYDQEGRRKRDMLPQRLSSDLCSLLPGVDRLAIRVRFEFDRNAKLVRFDFSRCIVCSKYKLSYETVEKIIIANLTAAIGGDLSQEVQRLYDLSVCLRRQRLDGTRYHLQNRDTAGCQRAHAMVEEFMLLTNKTVAESLIKKCRAFTPLIAQGSPDSAKVEEWIKLFGAYFDSSCALSEIANKLTIGFQHVTADENSCGPIMVSRRQWRDIQLATKIEDDSHCRHQLRLLLCTESFYPQLAIAHTGYHRCLKRAFYVCADHNEEAVIRHDQLGFPYYTHFTSPIRRYIDIVAHRLLIAHVICSEDNDGKLYTEEKIQEICCHCSRTRALAQRYQREMDLFSFSCTAFNSPVLATAVVRSVSAGSIELYFPDYPTLTGKATEIRFSSLNPKRVSAAKNGIVTVTWSIKVVQHPLLTEKKQYRNKLPHDEYYSIPIIEWKQLLLSALSERSKTEDLILRIRDIENTVCIPSLCFDAQDDAYSTNDEDKEDVVDLTSTCYDKVADLSDSVSQNYKTGSLFSVQLSARVGRGLLRPVIQLVLFPGTVPAAICVEHYSKPADCFVESLPHGHNASRDHYYDIIDYRNSWLPVVDHESATSCVKGSSDTVLVSGTAVRWQRNSEKMSSIGYITLTSSFSRQYRLGCKAGDFLCLRYSDMIAQKSNSCIDRGKAGSLEKGSSSKEVVQTDTDQCVVHCRVVSSRANENSEIRDASCQQLLKVETSGERQALPEMLYDSKVLCTAQFIPQSLPFMRMRQALQIVCSEDYSNDTVKSLCLGDFSKVSCSCRYSGNTSESERLAMSDGVSLSQSRRPLNESQFIAVKLAIKQDITLIQGPPGTGKTVTGAYIAVQFLRQHGSSNSTKVRVLYCCPSNQTVDDITGRLKNGSRSTKILRVYAEGIEKKRFPGISIFEEFSSLSNKQLTVDTRRHEDVALHYRIRNEATSSYADKIKSYEDEFRQLKMKKELPTENQISHYKDVVLAAEQEQIGRADVILCTCIQAGSLRMAKKSVALCIVDEAGQSLEPETLVAISQARKIVLIGDHKQLQPVVQNRRIQSQLSRSMFERIAESSSVKEENRVHMLNVQYRMHYDICRFPSEHFYEGRLETAQEVGERPLDGIDFWNRLYPESKVGRKSQRRKCFIHVEGEEGTNPVSGEGTGGEESKYNPIEADVVVNVAKRMRRHQCRASDICVITPYTAQKAYIEKLLAQLPQTENVKVSSVFASQGSESEFIILSTVRSLPKQNLVDFCSKKWMREHFGFIADEHQMNVALTRAKQGLIIVGNGNLLDLHSMWRKLIVHYKKDGCYMENWKQTLSRLQATCTHS